From the genome of Roseiconus lacunae, one region includes:
- a CDS encoding DegT/DnrJ/EryC1/StrS family aminotransferase: MQFIDLKTQYKEYQNEIDGAMQAVMEHGRFIMGPEIAEVETELASFAGAKHCISVSSGTHSLEIALRALNIGPGDEVITVPFTWISSSEVILLVGAKPVFVDIDPVTFNIDVDKIESLITEKTKAIMPVCLFGQMPNFEKLNAIGKKHGIAILEDAAQSFGATQNGKRSCGVADIGSTSFFPAKPLGCYGDGGALFTDDEELATAMKAIRTHGGTKRHHHTLVGTNGRFDTLQAAVILAKLPHFQKEVEARGRIGARYSELLRDCCTVPEVMDGNTHVYAQYTLRVDDREALQARLKEAGIPTAVYYPKCLHEQPVFEFLGYSYGDFPECEKASKEVVSLPMHPFLTEQDQDLVVEAVKSAIA, from the coding sequence ATGCAGTTCATCGATTTAAAAACGCAATACAAAGAGTATCAGAATGAAATTGACGGAGCCATGCAGGCCGTGATGGAGCATGGCCGGTTCATCATGGGCCCCGAGATCGCCGAAGTGGAAACGGAATTGGCATCTTTCGCAGGTGCGAAGCATTGCATTTCAGTTTCCAGTGGAACACATAGCCTTGAGATCGCACTACGCGCGCTCAATATCGGGCCTGGGGACGAAGTGATCACAGTCCCATTCACTTGGATTAGTAGCAGCGAAGTGATCTTGTTGGTTGGCGCGAAGCCGGTTTTCGTCGATATCGATCCGGTGACATTCAACATCGACGTAGATAAAATTGAATCGTTGATTACCGAAAAGACCAAGGCGATTATGCCCGTGTGTCTCTTCGGGCAGATGCCAAACTTCGAGAAGCTAAACGCAATTGGGAAGAAGCATGGGATCGCGATCCTCGAGGACGCCGCGCAGAGCTTCGGAGCGACCCAAAACGGTAAGAGAAGTTGTGGAGTCGCTGACATCGGCAGCACCAGCTTCTTTCCAGCGAAGCCGCTCGGGTGTTACGGCGATGGCGGCGCATTGTTTACCGATGATGAAGAGCTTGCTACGGCGATGAAAGCCATCCGGACGCACGGCGGTACGAAGCGGCATCACCATACCCTCGTCGGAACTAACGGTCGGTTTGATACGCTGCAAGCGGCGGTGATCTTAGCAAAGCTTCCGCACTTCCAAAAAGAAGTCGAAGCACGGGGAAGGATCGGAGCACGCTACTCAGAATTGCTACGCGATTGTTGCACCGTTCCAGAAGTTATGGATGGGAACACCCATGTGTATGCACAATACACGCTTCGTGTTGATGACCGCGAAGCCTTGCAGGCTAGGCTGAAGGAAGCGGGGATTCCAACGGCCGTTTACTACCCGAAGTGCTTGCACGAGCAACCTGTCTTCGAATTCCTGGGGTATTCCTATGGTGATTTCCCCGAGTGTGAGAAAGCATCCAAAGAGGTCGTCAGCTTGCCGATGCACCCGTTCCTTACCGAACAGGATCAAGACCTCGTCGTCGAAGCGGTAAAGTCGGCGATCGCTTGA
- a CDS encoding Gfo/Idh/MocA family oxidoreductase has protein sequence MNQKDLCLVGAGYWGKNLARNFNSLNALHTLCDASPATLQSYGEDYSGVEKTTEFADVLKNDSINKVAIAAPASLHYQLASQAILAGKDVYVEKPLCLDSTEGRKLIDLANSNGRILMVGHLLQYHAYVEKLISMVKGGELGRLMYITSNRLNLGKIRSEENSLWSFAPHDISVILAIAGQTPEQVACGGQSYLTEGVADTTMTQLVFAGGLRSHIYVSWLNPFKEQKLTVVGSEGMAVFDDTKPWEEKLLIYRDYLTWSDGRVPQAQKRDGEPVVVEQTEPLKTECQHFLDSCAERRQPRTDGPEGLRVLEVLQLAQKSLETGGNFISADSSVPRSASFVHPTATVDPKASVGSGTKVWHYSHVSDDAVLGKGCNLGQNVFVAGGASIGNNVKIQNNVSVYAGTTIEDDVFLGPSCVLTNVSNPRSQVNRRGIYEATTIRRGATIGANATIVCGTTLGRYSFVAAGAVVTKDVPDYGLVSGVPAKQMGWMSRHGQHLDFSQGDLAVCPESGLEYKLDGGSVRCVSLDEETPLPTDLATGTKPYREF, from the coding sequence ATGAATCAAAAAGATCTTTGCCTCGTCGGTGCCGGTTACTGGGGCAAAAACCTTGCCCGTAATTTTAATTCGCTAAACGCACTGCACACGCTATGCGACGCTAGTCCGGCCACATTGCAGTCTTATGGCGAAGACTATTCAGGAGTTGAAAAGACAACTGAATTTGCAGATGTCCTGAAGAATGATTCGATTAATAAGGTTGCGATTGCCGCACCGGCAAGCTTGCATTACCAGCTCGCATCACAGGCGATCTTGGCGGGGAAAGATGTCTATGTCGAAAAGCCACTGTGTCTCGATTCGACCGAAGGTAGGAAGCTGATTGATCTGGCCAATTCGAATGGCCGGATTTTGATGGTGGGGCACTTGCTTCAGTATCATGCATACGTCGAAAAGTTGATTAGCATGGTCAAGGGAGGAGAGCTGGGGCGATTGATGTACATCACATCGAACCGTCTTAACCTTGGGAAGATTCGAAGCGAAGAGAACTCGCTGTGGAGTTTTGCGCCTCACGACATTTCGGTGATCCTCGCAATCGCGGGTCAGACGCCTGAACAGGTCGCGTGCGGGGGGCAGAGTTATTTGACCGAAGGTGTAGCCGACACCACGATGACTCAGCTGGTTTTCGCCGGCGGATTGCGAAGCCATATCTACGTGAGTTGGCTAAATCCATTCAAAGAGCAGAAACTGACCGTCGTGGGGTCAGAAGGAATGGCTGTCTTCGACGACACCAAGCCATGGGAAGAGAAGCTCTTGATTTATCGCGACTACCTCACTTGGTCTGACGGAAGGGTACCGCAGGCGCAAAAACGAGACGGTGAACCTGTGGTTGTTGAGCAGACGGAGCCACTTAAGACTGAGTGTCAGCACTTTTTGGATAGCTGTGCCGAGCGACGGCAACCACGGACCGATGGGCCAGAGGGGCTTCGGGTGCTGGAGGTACTGCAGTTGGCCCAGAAAAGCTTGGAAACAGGTGGGAACTTTATCTCAGCTGATTCATCTGTGCCCCGGTCGGCGTCTTTCGTTCATCCTACCGCAACGGTCGACCCCAAAGCATCGGTTGGGTCAGGAACCAAAGTCTGGCACTATTCTCATGTCAGTGATGATGCCGTTCTTGGGAAAGGATGCAATCTTGGGCAGAACGTGTTTGTAGCCGGTGGGGCATCAATCGGTAATAACGTAAAAATCCAGAATAACGTCTCTGTCTATGCGGGGACAACGATCGAAGACGATGTCTTCCTTGGGCCATCATGCGTTTTGACGAACGTCAGCAATCCTCGTAGTCAAGTGAACCGACGCGGAATCTATGAGGCAACAACGATTCGGCGTGGTGCAACTATTGGAGCTAATGCGACAATTGTCTGTGGGACAACGCTAGGTCGATATTCGTTCGTAGCGGCAGGGGCTGTGGTCACGAAAGATGTTCCTGATTACGGTCTCGTTTCTGGCGTGCCGGCGAAACAGATGGGATGGATGAGTCGGCACGGTCAGCATCTGGACTTCAGCCAAGGGGATCTTGCCGTTTGTCCAGAATCGGGATTGGAGTACAAGCTGGATGGGGGCTCGGTCCGCTGTGTCTCTCTTGATGAAGAGACGCCACTTCCGACTGATTTGGCAACGGGGACAAAGCCTTACCGCGAGTTCTAA
- a CDS encoding lipopolysaccharide biosynthesis protein — MLAGQGGVRAMTNLLIAAYLSRQLSEVELGTYRQVLLPSATLLPVLVLGLPTTLLFFVSKNRESSKNIWLNNTALLSLIGALYAAGLLFGGYHLVTYAFGNPAMAPFLWAAVIIGFVEIATASFQQCLFATDRYRESALLSMAFSIGTFLAVLFAFRSSGTLASVLAAQTAILLVFLPLRLWRMYAATEGESGRISRSELRTQLTHGADLGLATIFGILHKQLDKLIVAVIANPLQYAIFSNGAREVPFVGIVQGAVTNVILPEMTRYFEEGRIREAHELWKRATLKVSSILFPLTAILAVLSEDIVVLVFSEKYRAAGPVFLVYCLCLPAKSISYGSVCIAAGRNDLVRKGSSIGFIANLVLSMILVIAIGPLGAAIATAFTICFILVPWYLNKIQRLFRSTVIEVLPWRTLVIYLGLSIALAVVLGFLRALFGVV, encoded by the coding sequence ATGCTCGCCGGCCAGGGCGGTGTTCGGGCGATGACAAACCTGCTCATCGCTGCTTACCTGTCCCGGCAACTTTCTGAGGTCGAGCTTGGGACGTATCGGCAGGTACTGCTACCGAGCGCGACGTTGCTCCCGGTGCTAGTCTTGGGGCTGCCAACGACGCTACTGTTTTTTGTCAGCAAGAATCGGGAGAGCAGTAAGAATATTTGGTTGAACAACACTGCGTTGCTCTCGCTGATCGGCGCCCTCTATGCGGCCGGCCTCCTGTTCGGAGGTTATCATTTGGTGACGTATGCGTTTGGTAATCCGGCGATGGCACCGTTCTTATGGGCGGCAGTCATCATTGGTTTCGTTGAGATCGCCACCGCATCGTTTCAGCAGTGTCTGTTTGCCACTGACCGATATCGGGAATCAGCTCTGCTGAGCATGGCATTTTCGATTGGTACGTTCCTTGCGGTCCTGTTTGCATTCCGGAGCTCGGGGACGTTGGCAAGCGTGCTCGCCGCCCAGACAGCCATCTTGCTTGTATTTCTTCCGCTAAGACTATGGCGGATGTATGCGGCGACCGAAGGCGAGTCTGGCCGGATATCTCGATCGGAGTTGCGAACCCAATTAACGCACGGTGCTGACCTCGGGCTCGCGACGATTTTCGGAATTCTGCACAAGCAACTCGATAAGCTGATCGTTGCGGTCATTGCCAACCCGCTGCAGTATGCGATTTTTTCCAACGGCGCCCGTGAGGTACCGTTTGTGGGAATCGTGCAAGGCGCAGTGACGAACGTCATATTGCCGGAGATGACCCGGTATTTTGAAGAGGGGCGGATTCGAGAAGCTCACGAGTTATGGAAGCGGGCAACGCTCAAGGTTTCCAGCATTCTCTTTCCGTTGACCGCGATCTTAGCGGTTCTTTCTGAAGATATCGTCGTATTGGTATTCTCGGAAAAGTATCGCGCCGCCGGTCCCGTATTCTTGGTCTACTGTCTTTGTTTGCCGGCAAAGTCAATTTCATATGGAAGTGTGTGTATTGCGGCAGGGCGAAACGATCTGGTTCGAAAGGGTTCGTCGATTGGTTTTATTGCGAACTTAGTGTTGTCAATGATTCTCGTGATAGCAATTGGTCCTCTCGGAGCTGCGATTGCTACCGCGTTTACGATTTGTTTTATTTTAGTGCCCTGGTATTTGAATAAGATTCAACGCCTATTCAGATCAACTGTTATCGAAGTCTTGCCTTGGCGTACATTAGTGATCTATTTGGGATTGAGTATCGCTCTTGCAGTGGTGCTGGGCTTTCTACGCGCCCTTTTTGGTGTAGTGTAA
- a CDS encoding acyltransferase, whose translation MLRYITRKLLSFIGFGRYRQVPLPILLVSIVAQKIFRLNAKVPFLVHYSSHVVGGNIILGSEVELSFAVSANLSVAVHRDTTLRIGDRTIIAPHVAIRTANHGLLDRKSFVTGDVVIGENCWIGFGAVILPGVVLGDNVTVGAGAVVTKSFKANSVIGGVPAKLIKEV comes from the coding sequence ATGCTAAGATATATCACGCGAAAATTGCTTTCGTTTATTGGGTTTGGGAGGTATCGACAGGTCCCATTGCCAATTCTCCTCGTCTCAATTGTTGCCCAAAAAATATTCCGGTTGAATGCTAAGGTGCCTTTTCTGGTGCACTACAGCTCTCACGTAGTCGGAGGCAATATAATATTAGGCAGTGAGGTAGAGCTTTCGTTCGCCGTTTCAGCTAACTTGAGTGTCGCAGTTCACAGAGATACAACGCTTCGAATCGGTGATCGTACTATAATTGCGCCCCATGTGGCAATTCGAACAGCGAACCATGGGCTATTAGATCGAAAAAGTTTTGTGACCGGAGACGTGGTAATTGGTGAGAACTGCTGGATTGGGTTTGGTGCGGTGATCCTTCCCGGTGTCGTTCTCGGAGATAACGTTACGGTTGGAGCCGGCGCTGTTGTTACGAAGAGTTTCAAAGCGAACAGTGTAATTGGCGGAGTGCCCGCCAAGTTGATTAAGGAAGTCTAA
- a CDS encoding glycosyltransferase family protein, with protein sequence MANAERIAGLDSHSLILDNNGFGFPCDEQICVTARLSSLRKRKELVKEIRVQYDILHFNFGTSVIDLRRFGINLRDLKMYEGFCKVVVSFNGSDLRNWDHRKVNPNTPYRSDHTVSGFLKDRLKRYRAKIWMRHVSHAFVSTPDLLQFLPEEKCSYLPGVKENVRNISPVLYDEHAEPFRIVHAPSNRKLKGTQVLVDAVKSLQRDGVPVELLLVEGVTNREAIELYKKAHLIVDQLLIGWYGGFAIESLALGKPVMAYINDDTLARVDAEMRKDVVDTFVSTEPARVKDDLLKAIGNRSSLAEKAGKGPEFVSTWHCPDKAIRPVIEIYESILNSGSMR encoded by the coding sequence ATGGCGAATGCTGAACGAATTGCGGGATTGGATAGCCATTCATTAATTCTCGATAACAATGGGTTTGGATTTCCTTGTGACGAGCAAATCTGCGTAACGGCCCGACTCTCGTCTTTGCGTAAACGCAAAGAGCTAGTGAAGGAAATTCGGGTTCAATACGATATCTTGCACTTTAATTTCGGGACGAGTGTAATTGATCTAAGGCGATTTGGGATCAATCTTCGGGATTTGAAGATGTATGAAGGGTTTTGTAAGGTCGTCGTCTCGTTTAACGGGTCCGATCTTCGTAATTGGGATCATCGCAAGGTGAATCCCAATACGCCATATAGGTCTGATCATACAGTCTCGGGGTTTTTGAAAGATCGGTTGAAACGCTATCGCGCAAAGATCTGGATGAGGCACGTCTCGCACGCTTTTGTTTCTACTCCCGATCTCTTGCAGTTTCTTCCCGAAGAGAAGTGTTCATATCTTCCGGGCGTGAAAGAAAACGTACGTAATATTTCACCGGTTCTGTACGATGAGCATGCAGAGCCGTTCAGGATTGTCCATGCACCTTCAAATCGGAAATTGAAGGGTACGCAGGTTTTAGTTGACGCCGTGAAGAGCTTGCAGCGAGATGGTGTGCCAGTCGAGCTGTTGTTGGTTGAAGGTGTGACGAATCGCGAGGCTATTGAGCTCTATAAGAAGGCACATCTTATTGTTGATCAGTTGCTGATCGGTTGGTACGGTGGCTTCGCGATTGAGTCGCTCGCACTTGGTAAACCCGTGATGGCGTACATCAACGATGATACGCTCGCACGGGTGGATGCTGAAATGCGGAAGGATGTTGTGGACACGTTCGTCAGTACGGAGCCGGCGCGTGTCAAGGATGATCTCTTGAAAGCGATTGGAAATCGCTCCAGTCTGGCCGAAAAAGCGGGCAAAGGGCCGGAGTTCGTGTCCACGTGGCATTGCCCCGACAAAGCGATACGTCCGGTGATTGAGATCTACGAGTCAATTCTGAATTCGGGGTCTATGCGTTAA
- the wecB gene encoding non-hydrolyzing UDP-N-acetylglucosamine 2-epimerase produces MQESVFRVATIIGARPQFIKAAQTSRALASAGIAEEIIHTGQHFDKNMSDVFFQQMGIPKPDFHLGIGGGTHGEMTGRQIEAIEKVLLKNTPDWVIVYGDTNSTLAGMIAATKLHIRVAHVEAGLRSFNRLMPEEINRVLTDHASDLLFAPTPTAVRHLEAEGIKGAKVQMVGDVMFDATLHYKSKAKEPDWGSEAAPKQFVLATIHRAENTDDQSRLSAILDGLATSKLPVVLPVHPRTKKQVESLGLQFPANFRLIPPVGYLEMNWLESHCELVATDSGGVQKEAFFHGKPCLTLRDETEWSELVESGCNRLVGADSEVIGDALRHPPSAPSGQMLYGDGDASEKIAQLLASFG; encoded by the coding sequence ATGCAGGAATCAGTTTTTCGCGTAGCAACCATTATTGGCGCGCGACCACAATTTATTAAAGCTGCGCAAACCAGTCGAGCTTTGGCCTCGGCGGGCATTGCCGAGGAGATTATTCATACGGGACAACACTTCGACAAGAATATGTCGGATGTGTTTTTTCAGCAGATGGGGATTCCTAAGCCGGATTTTCATTTAGGAATCGGTGGTGGGACTCATGGTGAAATGACGGGACGGCAGATCGAGGCGATCGAGAAAGTGCTGCTCAAGAATACACCAGACTGGGTGATTGTTTATGGAGACACCAACTCCACCTTGGCGGGAATGATTGCGGCAACAAAGTTGCATATCAGGGTCGCGCATGTTGAGGCTGGGCTGCGGTCTTTCAATCGGTTGATGCCCGAGGAGATCAATCGGGTGCTTACCGATCATGCATCCGATTTGCTGTTTGCACCGACCCCAACGGCTGTTCGGCACCTCGAGGCCGAGGGAATTAAGGGGGCTAAGGTGCAGATGGTAGGCGATGTAATGTTTGACGCGACGCTTCACTACAAAAGCAAGGCGAAAGAGCCAGATTGGGGCAGCGAGGCGGCGCCGAAGCAGTTTGTTCTGGCCACGATTCACCGAGCGGAGAATACGGATGACCAATCACGTCTTTCTGCGATTCTTGATGGGCTAGCGACGTCGAAACTGCCTGTCGTGCTGCCGGTTCATCCACGGACGAAGAAACAGGTAGAGTCGCTAGGGCTGCAGTTCCCCGCGAATTTCCGGTTGATCCCACCGGTTGGCTATTTGGAGATGAATTGGTTGGAATCTCATTGCGAGCTCGTCGCTACCGATTCGGGGGGCGTCCAGAAAGAGGCATTTTTCCATGGAAAACCCTGTTTAACATTGAGAGATGAGACTGAGTGGTCAGAGTTAGTTGAATCGGGGTGCAATCGGTTAGTCGGGGCTGACTCCGAAGTGATTGGTGATGCTTTGCGACACCCGCCATCCGCTCCGAGCGGTCAGATGCTTTACGGTGATGGAGATGCCTCCGAGAAAATCGCTCAGTTGCTGGCCAGTTTTGGTTAG
- a CDS encoding glycosyltransferase codes for MKKVAIIAYRFPPYSGIGAMRMRCVAQHLPEFQWEPIVFTSDWSEANCDRIDHNCDEAVLGRVIARAKRVDSGGSTRSGKLGRIRQLYQEFVSRREFYKHTLRCFERYVDENGKPDLVLATYPVAAAFSAADVIHKRFGIPWVADFRDLPDYLHKRPRFAISHSKRLVSSCDHILTVSKPLANVLRARHGKEVSVIPNGFDSSSADTNSRVGLSKNRKFTLTYTGLLYPPGHPARISPAIYFKALDALADEQRIDLANVSVRLIGTKEEAVRRHFADRSSERCVEIVEWCEREEAAREQRSADLLLSLGSTEIQGVVTGKVFEYLNSGTPILSAPHDVDGVGFVLEKSGAGETVETVDEAKEVIRSHYERWESPSPIPIEVDQEFIRSFDWDRLTGRVAECFDVCKGNGAVK; via the coding sequence ATGAAGAAAGTTGCAATTATCGCTTACCGATTCCCGCCCTACAGCGGAATTGGGGCAATGCGAATGCGGTGCGTCGCACAGCATCTGCCCGAATTCCAGTGGGAGCCCATCGTTTTCACGAGTGATTGGTCCGAAGCAAATTGCGATCGGATTGACCATAACTGCGATGAAGCGGTGTTGGGACGTGTTATCGCTCGTGCCAAGCGAGTTGATTCGGGCGGATCAACTCGCAGCGGGAAGCTGGGGCGCATCAGGCAGCTCTATCAGGAATTCGTGTCGAGACGAGAATTCTACAAGCACACGTTACGATGTTTTGAGCGATACGTTGACGAAAATGGAAAGCCGGACTTAGTTTTAGCGACTTATCCAGTCGCCGCTGCATTTTCAGCGGCAGACGTGATCCACAAGCGGTTCGGCATTCCTTGGGTGGCTGATTTTCGTGACTTACCTGATTATTTGCACAAACGTCCCCGTTTCGCGATATCGCATTCGAAGCGACTTGTCTCTTCGTGTGATCACATTCTGACTGTTTCCAAGCCGCTTGCAAACGTCTTGCGCGCTCGGCATGGCAAAGAGGTGTCAGTCATTCCAAATGGGTTTGACTCAAGTAGTGCGGACACGAATTCTCGAGTTGGTCTGAGCAAGAATCGCAAATTTACGCTGACCTACACTGGCCTGCTTTATCCGCCCGGGCATCCCGCGCGTATCTCTCCTGCGATCTATTTCAAAGCGCTTGACGCGTTAGCAGATGAACAGAGAATCGATTTAGCGAATGTCTCAGTTCGACTGATCGGCACCAAGGAAGAGGCCGTGAGGAGGCATTTTGCCGACCGTTCTTCTGAACGATGTGTTGAGATCGTTGAATGGTGCGAGCGAGAGGAAGCGGCTCGAGAGCAGCGGTCTGCGGATCTTCTATTATCGCTTGGGTCAACAGAGATTCAGGGCGTCGTTACAGGGAAGGTTTTCGAGTACCTTAACTCTGGCACACCCATTCTCTCCGCGCCACATGATGTCGATGGAGTGGGGTTTGTTTTGGAGAAGTCTGGAGCCGGCGAGACGGTGGAGACAGTCGACGAAGCGAAGGAGGTGATTCGATCGCATTATGAGCGTTGGGAATCTCCGAGTCCAATACCGATAGAGGTTGACCAAGAATTCATCAGAAGCTTTGACTGGGACCGTCTGACCGGGCGAGTCGCCGAGTGTTTTGATGTTTGCAAGGGTAACGGAGCCGTCAAATGA
- a CDS encoding glycosyltransferase family 4 protein, with amino-acid sequence MNRILDEGVNQRIGEVETPKVKPGKHVVIVCDLLSTFLRFRLPVALRLVSLGHHVTLITSDADCDDERLAMLSAQGLSVELIRMDRTGMNPFKDASYARRLRKAFLRLRPNRILAYQAKCATWSAIAARSVKGCKVAILFPGLGYLFAPSHGMRAKLVKLAARQLCRFAYSSVDIAIFQNDEDRETLANCGIGLHGATIHRVNGSGVDLEQFPYSECPGNPIRFCMATRLLADKGIPEFVEAARHLKSKFGERVQFTIAGKYDRAPSAIRESEMDLWVKEGIIDYVGLVDDMQGFLKAASVFVLPSYYMEGTPRSILEALASGRAVIATDQRGCRETVDDEINGFLVPVRNADALAGAMERFVESPGLLSSMGKESRRLAESKYDVEIVARQMTDALEL; translated from the coding sequence ATGAATCGAATACTGGACGAAGGTGTGAATCAAAGGATAGGAGAAGTGGAGACCCCGAAGGTCAAACCGGGAAAACACGTCGTCATTGTCTGCGATCTGTTGAGTACGTTTTTGCGTTTCCGGTTGCCGGTCGCGCTGCGTCTGGTCAGCCTTGGACATCACGTCACACTGATTACGTCAGACGCTGACTGCGATGATGAGCGACTTGCGATGCTGTCCGCACAAGGCTTGTCGGTGGAATTGATTCGGATGGATCGCACCGGAATGAATCCTTTTAAGGACGCTTCCTACGCGCGGCGATTGCGAAAGGCGTTTCTTCGGTTGAGACCGAATCGAATCCTCGCTTATCAAGCCAAATGTGCCACATGGTCCGCGATCGCTGCCAGGAGCGTGAAGGGATGTAAGGTCGCAATCTTGTTTCCTGGGCTTGGTTATCTCTTCGCGCCCTCCCATGGAATGCGTGCGAAACTGGTGAAGCTCGCCGCGAGGCAACTTTGCCGATTTGCCTACTCAAGCGTCGATATTGCGATTTTCCAAAATGACGAAGACCGAGAGACTCTAGCGAACTGTGGGATCGGTCTCCACGGAGCGACGATTCATCGAGTCAACGGTAGTGGCGTCGACCTAGAGCAATTTCCATATTCCGAATGTCCGGGCAATCCGATTCGGTTTTGTATGGCGACGCGGTTGTTGGCAGACAAGGGAATCCCAGAGTTCGTTGAGGCGGCTCGGCATTTGAAAAGTAAATTTGGCGAGCGCGTTCAATTCACGATCGCCGGGAAGTATGACCGAGCACCTTCAGCAATTCGCGAGTCGGAGATGGATCTTTGGGTCAAGGAAGGGATTATCGACTATGTCGGCTTGGTCGACGATATGCAGGGCTTCCTTAAGGCAGCCTCTGTGTTTGTGTTACCGTCGTACTACATGGAGGGAACCCCGAGGTCGATTCTGGAAGCCCTCGCGAGCGGTAGGGCGGTGATTGCGACAGATCAGCGGGGATGTCGAGAAACCGTCGACGACGAGATCAATGGTTTTTTGGTTCCAGTTCGAAACGCCGACGCGTTGGCAGGGGCGATGGAGCGATTTGTGGAATCTCCCGGCCTTTTGAGTTCGATGGGAAAAGAAAGTCGTCGATTGGCCGAGTCAAAATATGACGTAGAGATTGTAGCTCGGCAAATGACGGACGCGTTGGAACTGTAG
- a CDS encoding exo-alpha-sialidase has protein sequence MKCWLSSLVLVLVCLSGRCLASETDLLWDRSQAVPAVAELRALKNARFSVIKPYEFDKDGYRFLHGVAICFHKGKLYASFGHNQGGENTDSEQARFCVSSDDGKTWSDVKTIDAGDDAGIGVSHGAFLSHNGSLWAFQGAYRGVMKDVHTRAYQYDEESGNWVGLGKVIGQGFWPMQQPIQMDNGSWIMAGLKVGDGNPAVVAISKDDTFENWDVVTIPVQAKGKMWGESTVIVEGNHVTNISRYGQEARALVSVSEDFGRSWTPMAPSNLPMATSKPCAGKLSSGQRFLVCTTTADSGGRRSPLTIAVSRPGEDVFTAIFIIRDGVFPKGPGESHHKAALSYPYAIEYRGNLYVGYSNNGGNVGRVGEGRELWNNNSAELAVIPLSDLRVDE, from the coding sequence ATGAAGTGTTGGTTGTCGTCGTTAGTGTTGGTATTGGTTTGTTTGAGTGGCCGGTGTCTTGCGTCTGAGACAGACTTGCTTTGGGATCGAAGTCAAGCGGTGCCGGCGGTCGCTGAACTTCGGGCACTCAAGAATGCGAGGTTCTCTGTCATCAAACCGTATGAATTTGACAAAGATGGTTATCGCTTTTTGCATGGCGTCGCGATTTGTTTTCACAAAGGCAAATTGTATGCCTCGTTTGGACACAACCAGGGCGGCGAGAATACCGATTCGGAGCAGGCACGATTCTGTGTCAGCAGCGACGACGGAAAAACATGGTCAGATGTGAAGACAATCGATGCGGGAGACGACGCTGGTATCGGGGTGAGCCACGGTGCATTTCTTTCGCACAACGGTTCACTATGGGCTTTCCAGGGGGCTTATCGCGGAGTCATGAAAGATGTCCATACTCGAGCGTACCAATACGATGAAGAAAGCGGCAATTGGGTCGGGCTGGGGAAGGTGATCGGCCAAGGTTTTTGGCCGATGCAACAGCCAATCCAGATGGACAATGGAAGCTGGATCATGGCCGGGCTGAAAGTCGGCGATGGTAATCCGGCGGTCGTCGCCATCAGTAAGGATGACACGTTCGAGAATTGGGACGTGGTCACGATTCCCGTTCAAGCGAAAGGGAAAATGTGGGGCGAGTCGACTGTCATCGTCGAAGGGAATCATGTGACGAACATTTCACGATACGGCCAGGAAGCGAGGGCCTTGGTTTCAGTCAGCGAAGACTTTGGGCGAAGTTGGACACCGATGGCGCCGAGCAATCTGCCTATGGCGACCAGTAAACCCTGTGCGGGAAAACTGAGTTCGGGTCAACGGTTCTTGGTTTGTACGACGACTGCTGATAGCGGTGGACGTCGCTCCCCGTTGACAATTGCTGTGTCGAGACCAGGGGAAGACGTTTTCACGGCGATCTTTATCATCCGCGATGGGGTGTTTCCAAAGGGGCCTGGCGAATCGCATCACAAGGCCGCGCTGTCCTATCCTTACGCAATCGAGTACCGCGGCAATTTGTATGTCGGCTACTCAAACAACGGGGGAAACGTCGGAAGGGTGGGAGAGGGACGCGAATTGTGGAACAACAACAGTGCTGAACTCGCCGTCATCCCGTTAAGCGATTTGCGGGTCGACGAATGA